A single window of Candidatus Poribacteria bacterium DNA harbors:
- the thiC gene encoding phosphomethylpyrimidine synthase ThiC, translating to MSSKTNGFFPSSRKVYASGNLHSDIRVPFREITLTATQVADGTVEENEPLRVYDTSGAWGDDSQSCDVESGIPPVRQDWILARGDVETYDGREIQPQDNGYLTRGHEQYARMRSESKGGLKHFPGLKRKPLRARNGEAVTQMAYAKRGIVTPEMEYIAIRENLGRAKAYEAIDGDYRTRNRLNHQHPGETFGAYIPEYITPEFVRDEVARGRAIIPANINHPESEPMIIGRNFLVKINANIGNSAVASSIEEEVEKMRWATKWGTDTVMDLSTGKNIHETREWILRNSPVPIGTVPIYQALEKVGGKPEELSWEAYRDTLIEQAEQGVDYFTIHAGVRLAYIPLTANRSCGIVSRGGSIMAKWCLSHHQESFLYSHFSEICEIMRAYDVSFSLGDGLRPGAIADANDEAQFAELETLGELTKIAWDHDCQVMIEGPGHIPMHLIKENMDLQLKHCDESPFYTLGPLTTDVAPGYDHITSGIGAAMIGWFGCAMLCYVTPKEHLGLPNRDDVKEGVITYKIAAHAADLAKGHPGAQERDNVLSKARFEFRWEDQFNLSLDPETAREYHDETLPSESAKTVHFCSMCGPHFCSMKITEDVRKYAEEKGITAEDALTEGMVEKSEEFKEQGHQLHVASDEKTEAAD from the coding sequence ATGAGTTCTAAAACTAATGGTTTCTTTCCGAGTAGTAGAAAAGTATACGCTTCCGGTAATTTGCATTCCGATATCCGCGTCCCTTTCCGTGAAATTACGCTCACCGCGACGCAGGTAGCAGACGGAACGGTTGAGGAAAATGAACCATTGCGCGTTTACGATACCAGCGGTGCGTGGGGCGACGATTCACAATCCTGTGATGTAGAATCAGGGATCCCACCAGTGCGGCAAGACTGGATTCTGGCACGTGGCGATGTTGAAACATACGACGGCAGGGAGATCCAGCCACAGGATAACGGTTATCTCACGAGAGGTCATGAACAGTACGCCCGTATGCGATCAGAATCAAAAGGTGGACTGAAGCACTTCCCCGGTTTGAAACGGAAACCGCTACGCGCAAGGAACGGCGAAGCTGTTACACAGATGGCGTATGCGAAACGTGGGATCGTGACACCTGAGATGGAATATATCGCCATCCGCGAGAACCTCGGTAGAGCGAAAGCCTACGAGGCTATCGACGGCGACTATCGGACACGCAACCGATTGAACCATCAACATCCGGGTGAGACGTTCGGTGCATATATTCCTGAATATATTACGCCAGAATTCGTCCGAGATGAGGTGGCGCGCGGTCGTGCAATTATCCCTGCGAACATCAACCACCCCGAAAGTGAACCGATGATCATCGGTAGAAACTTCCTTGTGAAAATCAATGCGAATATCGGTAACTCTGCTGTCGCGTCCTCAATCGAGGAAGAGGTCGAAAAGATGCGATGGGCAACGAAATGGGGAACCGATACGGTGATGGATCTCTCAACGGGTAAAAACATCCATGAGACGCGAGAATGGATCCTTCGTAACTCGCCTGTTCCTATCGGGACAGTCCCGATCTATCAGGCACTGGAGAAGGTCGGTGGCAAACCGGAGGAACTCAGTTGGGAGGCGTATCGCGACACACTTATCGAACAAGCTGAACAAGGCGTTGATTACTTTACCATCCATGCCGGTGTTCGTCTCGCATATATACCGCTGACGGCGAATCGCTCCTGTGGTATCGTCTCGCGGGGTGGCAGCATTATGGCGAAATGGTGTCTCTCACATCATCAGGAGAGTTTCCTCTACAGCCATTTCTCCGAAATTTGCGAGATTATGCGTGCTTATGATGTCTCCTTCTCCCTTGGTGACGGCTTACGCCCGGGTGCGATCGCCGATGCAAACGACGAGGCACAATTCGCAGAGCTGGAAACACTCGGTGAACTCACGAAAATCGCTTGGGATCACGATTGTCAAGTCATGATTGAGGGACCCGGACATATCCCAATGCACCTGATTAAAGAGAACATGGATCTGCAGTTGAAACATTGCGACGAGTCACCGTTTTATACGCTCGGTCCCTTGACGACCGACGTCGCCCCAGGCTACGATCACATCACAAGTGGTATCGGTGCCGCGATGATTGGATGGTTTGGATGCGCGATGCTCTGCTACGTGACCCCGAAGGAACATCTCGGACTGCCGAACAGAGACGATGTGAAGGAAGGTGTCATCACTTACAAGATCGCCGCGCACGCCGCTGACCTCGCGAAGGGACATCCGGGTGCGCAGGAACGCGACAACGTGTTGTCGAAAGCACGTTTCGAGTTCCGCTGGGAAGATCAGTTCAATCTCAGCCTCGATCCAGAGACCGCCCGTGAATATCACGACGAAACCCTTCCGAGTGAATCCGCAAAAACCGTTCATTTCTGCTCTATGTGTGGTCCGCATTTCTGCTCTATGAAAATTACGGAAGATGTCCGTAAATATGCGGAGGAGAAAGGTATCACCGCTGAGGATGCCCTTACAGAAGGGATGGTCGAAAAGAGCGAAGAGTTCAAGGAACAGGGGCATCAACTCCATGTTGCGTCCGATGAAAAGACTGAAGCCGCTGACTAA
- a CDS encoding Gfo/Idh/MocA family oxidoreductase, producing the protein MKIGIIGCGTISSAYFEGARKTDILEIKACADLRMESAQAQAEKYNSHACPVDELLVDDEIELVVNLTIPRAHVEVGLQVLEAGKHVYSEKPLGVDTESGKQLIDTAAEKGLRVGSAPDTFLGAGIQTSRQTLDAGKIGKPIAGTAFMCGHGHESWHPNPAFYYDLGGGPMLDMGPYYVTALVNILGPVKRVAAITTKAFEERVATSQAVRGLRIPVKITTHLTGSIEFQNGAIITMIMSFDMWRHSLPCIEIYGETGSMTVPDPNGFGGPVNVCPAGGDWGEEEIALPNNARMIGVIDMVSAIGSGRMHRANGALAYHVLEVMCAFDKSSETGEHVVIESTTERPDPVPTGLQEWEID; encoded by the coding sequence ATGAAGATTGGAATTATTGGTTGTGGAACAATCAGCAGTGCCTACTTTGAAGGGGCACGAAAAACTGACATTTTAGAAATCAAAGCCTGTGCCGACCTCCGAATGGAATCCGCACAGGCGCAAGCCGAGAAATATAACTCCCACGCATGCCCTGTCGATGAATTGCTCGTAGACGATGAGATCGAACTCGTCGTGAACCTCACTATCCCGCGTGCACACGTTGAAGTCGGCTTACAAGTCTTAGAAGCCGGAAAACACGTCTATAGCGAAAAACCGCTCGGTGTGGACACCGAGAGCGGAAAACAACTCATTGATACCGCCGCTGAAAAGGGATTACGCGTCGGATCGGCACCCGATACTTTCCTCGGTGCGGGTATCCAGACTTCTCGACAAACACTGGACGCGGGGAAAATTGGGAAACCTATCGCTGGCACCGCTTTTATGTGCGGACACGGACACGAAAGTTGGCATCCAAATCCCGCCTTTTACTACGACCTCGGCGGTGGACCAATGCTGGACATGGGACCTTACTACGTGACTGCCCTTGTCAATATTCTCGGTCCCGTCAAACGCGTCGCCGCGATTACGACGAAAGCCTTTGAAGAACGCGTCGCGACGAGTCAAGCCGTGCGCGGTTTACGTATCCCTGTCAAAATTACAACCCACCTCACCGGCTCAATCGAATTCCAGAACGGTGCGATCATCACAATGATTATGAGTTTCGACATGTGGCGACACAGTCTTCCGTGTATCGAAATCTACGGTGAAACTGGATCAATGACGGTGCCTGATCCGAACGGTTTCGGGGGTCCCGTAAATGTCTGCCCGGCGGGTGGCGATTGGGGAGAAGAGGAAATCGCGCTCCCGAATAATGCTCGGATGATTGGGGTCATCGACATGGTGTCTGCTATCGGTTCAGGACGGATGCATCGTGCAAACGGTGCGCTGGCGTATCATGTGCTTGAGGTGATGTGTGCCTTTGATAAGTCCTCGGAAACGGGTGAACACGTCGTCATCGAAAGCACGACGGAACGTCCCGATCCTGTGCCAACCGGGCTGCAGGAATGGGAAATAGATTAG